The Coffea arabica cultivar ET-39 chromosome 8e, Coffea Arabica ET-39 HiFi, whole genome shotgun sequence genome window below encodes:
- the LOC113703681 gene encoding pleiotropic drug resistance protein 1 has protein sequence MESSEIYRLGSLRLSSSNVWRNTTIDVFSKSSREEDDEEALKWAAIERLPTYHRLRRGILTDEEKGQRREVDIEHLGPAERKIILERQVKFAEEDNEKFLLKLKQRVDRVGIDLPTVEVRFQNLSVEAEAHVGSRALPTLVNFSANIVEGLLGYLHILPNRKKPFPILHDVSGIIKPARLTLLLGPPSSGKTTLLLALAGRLDSDLKVSGNITYNGHGLNEFVPQRTSAYISQHDLHIGEMTVRETLAFSERCQGVGPRHDMLEELSRREKQANIKPDPDIDIFMKAAALENQESTVKTDYVMKILGLEVCADTLVGNEMIRGISGGQRKRVTTGEMMVGASRVFLMDEISTGLDSSTTFQIVNSIKESIHILQGTAVISLLQPAPETYDLFDDIILLSDGQIVYQGPREYVLDFFENMGFKCPERKGVADFLQEVTSKKDQEQYWADRNVPYSFVSAKTFAEAFQSFHVGNQLGDQLSVPFDKTKSHPAALSTKKYGVSKMELLKACMLREFLLMKRNSFVYTFAMIKLIVMALITMTVFLRTKIHKDTATDGGIVMGALFFTLIMIMFNGFSELALTIIKLPVFYKQRDLLFFPAWAYALPTWILKIPITLVETALWVGMTYYVIGFDSNAGRFFRQYLLLVCVSQMASGLFRLMGSLGRNMIIANTFGSFSLLAVMLLGGFLLSHDNIKKWWIWGYWISPMMYGQNAIAVNEFLGKSWRKVLPGSTEPLGASVLESRGIFAEARWYWIGVGALIGYLFLFNFLYTLALTYLKPFEKPQAVISEESLAERNASKTGEEAELSSEGKDMNERRTAGRTMSSRVGSRSDAEPTRKRGMLLPFEPLSITYDEIRYSVDMPEEMKDRGQTEDRLELLKGISGAFRPGVLTALMGVSGAGKTTLMDVLAGRKTGGYIEGTISISGYPKKQETFARIAGYCEQNDIHSPHVTVYESLLYSAWLRLPNEVDASTRKMFVEEVMELVELTPLREAIVGLPGVSGLSTEQRKRLTIAVELVANPSIIFMDEPTSGLDARAAAIVMRAVRNTVNTGRTVVCTIHQPSIDIFDAFDELVLLKRGGEEIYVGPLGHHSSELIRYFEGIEGVSKIRDGYNPATWMLDVTSLAQESALGVNFAELYKSSELYRRNKTLIKELSTPAPGSKDLYFSTHYSQPFFTQFTACLWKQHLSYWRNPKYTAVRLIFTTFIALMFGTVFWNLGSKRTVQQDLFNAMGSMYAAVLFIGVQNATAIQPVIAIERTVFYRERAAGMYSALSYAFGQIVIELPYILVQTIIYGVLVYAMIGFEWTAAKFFWYLFFMYFTLLYYTTYGMMTVAVTPNQQVAAIASSAFYILWNLFSGFLVPKPKIPVWWRWYYYICPVAWTLYGLVVSQFGDIEEKMLDTNQTVQQFIRSYYGFRHDFVGYVAVIIVGVATLFTFIFAFSIKVFNFQKR, from the exons ATGGAAAGCAGCGAAATATACCGTCTTGGTAGTCTTCGTTTAAGTAGCTCTAATGTATGGAGGAACACCACAATAGACGTGTTTTCGAAATCTTCTcgtgaagaagatgatgaagaggCACTGAAATGGGCTGCTATTGAAAGACTTCCCACATATCATCGGTTAAGGAGAGGGATACTTACTGATGAAGAAAAAGGCCAACGAAGAGAAGTTGATATTGAGCATCTTGGACCAGCTGAGAGGAAAATTATTTTAGAGAGGCAAGTTAAATTTGCAGAGGAAGATAATGAAAAGTTCTTGTTGAAGCTCAAGCAACGAGTCGACCG AGTTGGTATTGATCTTCCCACTGTTGAAGTACGGTTTCAGAATTTAAGTGTGGAGGCAGAGGCTCATGTAGGGAGCAGAGCACTCCCCACACTAGTCAATTTCTCTGCTAATATAGTAGAG gGATTGTTGGGTTACCTTCATATTCTTCCAAATAgaaagaaaccatttccaataCTTCATGATGTAAGTGGGATCATCAAGCCTGCAAG ACTGACCTTGCTTTTAGGCCCTCCAAGCTCCGGGAAAACAACTTTACTCTTAGCATTGGCTGGAAGACTTGATTCTGATCTTAAA GTGTCTGGCAATATCACATACAATGGTCATGGATTAAATGAATTTGTGCCACAAAGGACATCTGCCTATATTAGTCAACATGATCTTCACATAGGAGAAATGACTGTGAGAGAAACACTAGCTTTTTCAGAGAGAtgccaaggagttggacctcgTCATG ATATGCTGGAAGAATTATCAAGGCGAGAAAAGCAAGCTAACATTAAGCCGGACCCTGACATTGACATCTTCATGAAG GCTGCAGCACTTGAAAATCAGGAGAGCACTGTCAAAACAGACTACGTTATGAAG ATATTGGGACTTGAAGTGTGTGCTGATACACTTGTTGGCAATGAAATGATACGAGGGATTTCTGGGGGACAGAGAAAGAGGGTAACAACAG GGGAGATGATGGTTGGAGCATCAAGAGTGTTCCTTATGGATGAGATATCAACTGGTCTGGATAGTTCAACAACCTTTCAGATCGTAAATTCCATTAAGGAATCCATTCACATATTGCAAGGAACTGCTGTGATATCTCTCCTGCAACCTGCACCAGAAACTTATGATCTGTTTGATGACATAATTCTGTTGTCGGATGGTCAAATTGTGTATCAAGGTCCCCGAGAATATGTTCTGGATTTCTTTGAAAACATGGGTTTCAAATGTCCAGAGAGAAAAGGAGTTGCTGACTTCTTACAAGAG GTGACATCAAAGAAAGATCAAGAACAGTATTGGGCTGACAGAAATgtaccctatagttttgtttctgCAAAGACATTTGCTGAAgcatttcaatcatttcatGTTGGAAATCAACTAGGAGATCaactttctgttccttttgacAAAACCAAGAGCCACCCTGCTGCTCTAAGCACTAAGAAGTATGGAGTCAGCAAAATGGAACTTTTGAAAGCCTGCATGTTAAGAGAATTTCTGCTCATGAAGAGGAATTCATTTGTCTATACATTTGCAATGATAAAA CTGATCGTGATGGCACTTATAACAATGACTGTATTTCTGAGAACTAAAATTCACAAGGATACGGCAACTGACGGTGGGATAGTCATGGGTGCTCTCTTTTTCACTCTGATCATGATTATGTTCAATGGATTTTCGGAACTTGCCCTCACTATAATAAAGCTTCCAGTATTTTACAAGCAACGCGACCTTCTCTTCTTTCCTGCATGGGCATATGCTCTGCCTACGTGGATTCTCAAGATTCCAATTACACTTGTAGAAACTGCCCTTTGGGTGGGTATGACATACTATGTGATTGGATTTGACTCAAATGCTGGCAG ATTTTTCAGGCAGTATCTGCTGCTTGTATGTGTCAGCCAGATGGCCTCAGGGCTATTTCGCCTCATGGGTTCATTGGGAAGGAATATGATTATAGCAAACACATTTGGATCCTTTTCATTGCTTGCAGTAATGCTGTTGGGTGGATTTCTACTGTCACATG ataatataaaaaaatggtGGATATGGGGTTACTGGATTTCTCCTATGATGTACGGGCAGAATGCTATCGCTGTGAATGAATTTTTGGGGAAGAGTTGGAGAAAA GTTCTTCCTGGATCAACAGAGCCATTAGGTGCATCAGTCTTGGAGTCTAGGGGGATTTTTGCAGAAGCACGTTGGTATTGGATTGGAGTAGGAGCTCTGATTGGATACCTTTTCTTGTTCAATTTCTTATACACCTTGGCTCTCACCTATCTGAAAC CATTTGAGAAGCCTCAGGCAGTTATTTCTGAAGAATCTCTAGCAGAGAGGAATGCTAGCAAGACCGGCGAAGAAGCTGAATTATCATCAGAAGGGAAGGACATGAATG AAAGAAGAACTGCTGGAAGAACTATGTCATCCAGAGTGGGCAGCAGAAGTGATGCTGAAccaacaaggaaaaggggaatgcTTCTACCTTTTGAACCTCTGTCAATCACTTATGATGAGATTAGATATTCAGTGGACATGCCAGAG GAAATGAAAGATCGAGGACAAACTGAGGACCGGCTTGAGCTTCTAAAAGGCATCAGTGGTGCTTTTAGGCCAGGGGTTCTAACAGCACTGATGGGTGTTAGTGGTGCTGGTAAGACAACTTTGATGGATGTCTTGGCTGGCAGAAAAACTGGGGGTTATATTGAAGGAACAATCTCCATATCAGGATACCCAAAGAAGCAAGAAACATTTGCACGAATAGCTGGATATTGTGAGCAAAATGATATCCACTCTCCTCATGTCACTGTGTATGAATCTTTGCTGTATTCAGCATGGCTTCGATTACCTAATGAAGTAGATGCTTCCACAAGAAAG ATGTTTGTTGAAGAGGTCATGGAGCTTGTAGAGCTCACTCCATTGAGGGAAGCAATTGTTGGATTGCCTGGAGTAAGCGGACTTTCAACTGAGCAGCGCAAAAGACTAACCATTGCTGTTGAGCTTGTTGCCAATCCATCAATCATATTCATGGACGAACCCACCTCAGGCCTTGATGCCAGGGCTGCTGCAATTGTCATGAGGGCAGTGAGGAACACAGTGAATACGGGTCGGACTGTTGTGTGCACCATTCATCAGCCAAGCATTGATATATTTGATGCCTTTGATGAG CTTGTGCTTCTTAAAAGAGGGGGTGAAGAAATATATGTTGGTCCTCTAGGACACCATTCTTCTGAGCTCATTAGGTATTTTGAG GGAATAGAAGGAGTTAGCAAAATTAGAGATGGTTATAACCCTGCAACCTGGATGTTAGACGTGACTTCACTGGCGCAAGAGTCAGCTCTTGGTGTTAACTTTGCAGAACTGTACAAAAGCTCTGAACTATATAG GCGAAATAAGACACTGATCAAGGAACTGAGTACCCCTGCTCCCGGCTCAAAGGATCTGTATTTCTCTACCCACTATTCTCAGCCATTCTTCACTCAATTCACGGCTTGCCTATGGAAACAACATTTGTCATACTGGCGGAACCCCAAGTACACTGCAGTGAGATTAATATTTACAACATTCATCGCATTGATGTTTGGAACAGTGTTCTGGAATCTTGGCTCCAAAAG GACGGTGCAGCAAGATCTCTTTAATGCAATGGGTTCTATGTACGCTGCGGTTCTCTTTATCGGCGTCCAAAATGCAACAGCTATTCAACCTGTTATTGCTATTGAAAGAACAGTCTTCTATCGGGAGAGAGCAGCTGGAATGTATTCAGCATTGTCATATGCTTTTGGACAG ATTGTGATTGAGCTCCCATATATTCTTGTCCAAACGATCATATACGGGGTCTTAGTATATGCCATGATTGGATTCGAGTGGACAGCTGCAAAGTTCTTTTGGTATCTGTTCTTCATGTACTTTACCTTGTTATACTACACAACTTATGGAATGATGACAGTGGCAGTTACTCCTAACCAACAAGTTGCTGCAATAGCCTCCTCTGCATTTTACATCTTATGGAACCTCTTTTCAGGATTCCTCGTCCCAAAGCCA AAAATTCCTGTTTGGTGGAGATGGTACTATTACATTTGCCCCGTTGCTTGGACATTGTATGGTCTAGTAGTTTCACAGTTTGGAGACATTGAAGAAAAGATGCTTGACACGAATCAAACTGTCCAACAATTCATAAGGAGTTACTATGGATTCAGGCATGATTTTGTGGGATATGTAGCTGTTATAATTGTTGGAGTAGCTACACTTTTCACCTTCATCTTTGCTTTCTCAATCAAAGTATTTAACTTCCAGAAAAGATAG